One window of the Arthrobacter sp. D5-1 genome contains the following:
- a CDS encoding LacI family DNA-binding transcriptional regulator, which yields MNRKATALDVAKRAGVSRSAVSLVLNGRGDGNVAKESQDRIRAAALELNYSPNAIALSLRNQRSRVIGILSDEVVVSPFDGNIIGGADDIARSRGFVTVVMDTERDSARDAGAIETLLDRQVDGLMYVTVGLKPIDVPQGMLRVPSVLANCYDALPQPQLHHVIPDEVTGGREAAEHLLQLGHRDIALLAGYEDSPAAPLRVQGYRDAHAAANVPLRSDRIFMAGWDIDAGYHGAMKLLDGVSPAERPTAIMCANDRLAVGVMLAAARLGLSVPDDLSVMGYDDETRIADTMVPSLTTMALPLREIGRAAMTTLLDAIEGTNTIGKGTTVETMVPCRLVIRESTGPAPTR from the coding sequence ATGAATCGCAAGGCCACTGCCCTGGATGTCGCCAAACGTGCGGGCGTGTCCAGAAGCGCGGTCTCGCTGGTTCTGAACGGCCGGGGCGATGGGAATGTGGCCAAGGAGAGCCAGGACCGGATCCGGGCGGCGGCGCTGGAGCTGAACTACTCCCCCAACGCGATCGCACTCAGCCTGCGAAATCAGCGTTCACGGGTAATTGGCATCCTGTCCGATGAAGTGGTGGTCAGCCCGTTCGACGGCAACATCATCGGTGGCGCGGATGACATCGCCCGCAGCCGCGGCTTTGTCACAGTTGTCATGGACACCGAGCGGGACAGCGCCCGGGATGCCGGCGCCATCGAGACCCTCCTGGACCGGCAAGTGGATGGGCTCATGTACGTCACTGTGGGCTTGAAACCGATCGACGTGCCGCAGGGCATGCTCCGCGTACCGTCCGTGCTGGCCAACTGCTACGACGCCCTCCCCCAGCCGCAGCTGCACCACGTTATCCCCGATGAGGTCACCGGCGGCCGCGAAGCTGCCGAGCACCTGCTGCAGCTGGGTCACCGGGACATCGCACTGCTGGCAGGATATGAGGACTCACCGGCCGCGCCACTCCGCGTTCAGGGGTACCGGGATGCGCACGCGGCGGCCAACGTTCCTCTACGGAGCGACCGGATCTTCATGGCCGGATGGGATATTGATGCCGGCTACCACGGCGCAATGAAACTGCTCGACGGCGTGTCCCCGGCTGAACGTCCGACGGCCATTATGTGCGCGAACGACCGGCTGGCCGTCGGGGTGATGCTTGCGGCTGCACGGCTTGGGCTCAGCGTCCCTGATGACCTGTCCGTGATGGGCTACGACGACGAAACCCGGATCGCGGACACCATGGTCCCGTCACTCACCACCATGGCGTTGCCGCTGCGGGAGATCGGCCGCGCCGCCATGACCACGCTGCTGGACGCCATCGAGGGAACCAACACCATAGGAAAGGGGACCACCGTGGAAACGATGGTCCCCTGCCGCCTCGTCATCCGGGAATCGACCGGCCCCGCACCCACCCGCTGA
- a CDS encoding PhoX family phosphatase, producing MSETTGRTFPLLPMLGHTKGKRSAVTCALKCDNACSGDVCNTSANGYFRDIASTAMSRRAALGLGAAGALAIVLGGAVTGGETAVADPGNGLSDAAKKGFDKSKLKFTAIKPVDAAVDAFTVPEGFDWKPVIRWGDPLFADSPAFDLNAQTAAAQARQFGYNNDYTDILPIPGSKDRRAVLFSNHEYTNENIMLPEGFDPKEARAIGRAGHGLAVVELERKNKNKPWNYVQGAPLNRRFLTDTVYELTGAAAGTNLVKTIDDPAGRWIKGTLGNCAGGTTPWGTILSGEENFNGYFAAPGTSDGDKRYGISAKPTTRQWELDEPRFDTRNPGYANETNRFGWIVEVDPFDPTSTPKKHSAMGRFKHEGANVIVAPSGKVVAYMGDDERFDYLYKFVSKGKYQAGDSREARKNNMNLLSEGDLYVAKFTGDSPADIDGTGKLPADGAFDGTGEWLPLVVNGTSAVPGMTVPEVLVYTRLAADKVGPTKMDRCEDVEPNPRTGKVYVACTNNTDRGKPGKEGATEVNPRTLNRDGHVVEITEGREQTGTKFNWNLLLVAGDPAKNTSTYFSGFPADKVSPISCPDNVAFDSVGNLWISTDGAPGTIGYADGLFKVTLEGPERGKVEQFLAVPRDAETCGPIIHDEERTVFVAVQHPGEDGSFAAQNSFFPDYVPAGATPAAGAARAPRPSVVQVFRK from the coding sequence ATGTCTGAAACCACCGGACGCACGTTTCCGCTGCTCCCCATGCTCGGCCACACCAAGGGCAAGCGAAGCGCGGTTACCTGTGCTTTGAAGTGCGACAACGCCTGCTCCGGCGATGTCTGCAACACCAGCGCCAACGGCTACTTCCGCGACATTGCTTCTACAGCCATGTCCCGCCGTGCCGCCCTGGGCCTCGGTGCCGCAGGAGCGCTCGCCATCGTGCTCGGTGGTGCCGTGACCGGTGGGGAGACCGCCGTAGCCGACCCTGGAAACGGACTCTCCGATGCCGCGAAGAAGGGCTTCGACAAGTCCAAGCTCAAGTTCACTGCCATCAAGCCGGTAGACGCAGCGGTGGACGCCTTCACCGTACCCGAGGGCTTCGACTGGAAGCCTGTCATCCGCTGGGGCGACCCCCTCTTTGCCGACTCGCCTGCCTTCGACCTCAACGCCCAGACTGCCGCAGCCCAGGCCCGCCAGTTCGGGTACAACAACGACTACACGGACATCCTGCCTATCCCGGGTTCCAAGGACCGCCGTGCCGTGCTCTTCAGCAACCACGAGTACACCAACGAGAACATCATGCTGCCCGAGGGCTTCGACCCCAAAGAGGCACGTGCCATCGGCCGGGCAGGGCATGGCCTTGCCGTGGTGGAGCTCGAGCGCAAGAACAAGAACAAGCCGTGGAACTACGTCCAGGGAGCACCCCTGAACCGTCGCTTCCTCACGGACACCGTCTACGAACTGACGGGCGCCGCGGCCGGTACCAACCTGGTCAAGACGATCGATGACCCGGCAGGCCGCTGGATCAAGGGCACGCTGGGCAACTGCGCCGGTGGAACCACCCCCTGGGGAACCATCCTCTCCGGCGAAGAAAACTTCAACGGTTACTTCGCTGCCCCGGGGACCAGCGATGGCGACAAGCGCTATGGAATTTCGGCGAAGCCGACCACCCGCCAGTGGGAACTCGACGAGCCGCGCTTCGACACCCGCAACCCGGGCTACGCCAATGAGACCAACCGCTTCGGCTGGATTGTTGAAGTTGACCCGTTCGACCCCACCTCCACTCCCAAGAAGCACTCCGCCATGGGCCGTTTCAAGCACGAAGGCGCCAACGTCATTGTTGCCCCGTCCGGCAAGGTAGTGGCGTACATGGGCGACGACGAGCGCTTCGACTACCTCTACAAGTTCGTCTCCAAGGGCAAGTACCAGGCCGGGGACTCCCGCGAGGCCCGCAAGAACAATATGAACCTGCTCTCCGAAGGTGACCTCTACGTTGCCAAGTTCACGGGCGATTCGCCTGCCGACATCGACGGCACCGGCAAGCTTCCCGCCGATGGCGCTTTCGACGGCACCGGCGAATGGCTGCCCCTGGTAGTCAACGGCACCTCCGCAGTTCCCGGCATGACCGTTCCGGAGGTCCTGGTCTACACCCGCCTGGCCGCCGACAAGGTTGGGCCTACCAAGATGGACCGTTGCGAAGATGTTGAGCCCAACCCGCGTACCGGCAAGGTCTACGTGGCCTGCACCAACAACACGGACCGCGGCAAGCCGGGCAAGGAAGGCGCTACCGAGGTCAACCCGCGCACCCTCAACCGTGACGGCCACGTCGTGGAAATTACCGAGGGCCGCGAGCAGACAGGCACCAAGTTCAATTGGAACCTCCTGCTGGTGGCCGGTGACCCCGCCAAGAACACCTCCACGTACTTCTCAGGCTTCCCGGCGGACAAGGTCTCGCCGATCTCCTGCCCGGACAACGTAGCCTTCGACTCCGTGGGCAACCTCTGGATCTCCACTGACGGCGCCCCCGGCACCATTGGCTACGCCGACGGCCTGTTCAAGGTCACCCTCGAAGGACCTGAGCGCGGCAAGGTTGAGCAGTTCCTTGCCGTTCCCCGCGACGCTGAAACCTGTGGTCCGATCATCCACGACGAAGAGCGCACAGTGTTCGTCGCCGTCCAGCACCCAGGTGAAGATGGCTCGTTCGCGGCGCAGAACTCCTTCTTCCCGGACTACGTCCCGGCCGGAGCTACGCCCGCTGCGGGTGCGGCGCGGGCTCCCCGCCCCTCGGTGGTGCAGGTCTTCCGTAAGTAG
- a CDS encoding o-succinylbenzoate synthase, translated as MPALPPLEELLDSAHVVSLPMRVKFRGIMERETLVLRGPMGWGEFCPFPEYDDDESSRWLAAALEAGWLGFPPQLRDTIPVNATVPAVSAERVPDVLGRFGRVDAVKIKVAERGQSLNDDVARVNAVREALPEAALRVDANGGWDVEQAVKALGRLSAVGLEYAEQPVPTIEGLAEVRRRLTDAGTPVLIAADESVRKEDDPLRVARAGAADLLVVKVAPLGGVRRALDIVEQAGLPAVVSSALDTSVGIRAGLALAAALPSLPYACGLGTVSLFASDVSLDPLVADDGAIHVREAVADPGLLEEYAASGERRDWWLDRLRRVHAVLAGNQHPLFTVS; from the coding sequence ATGCCTGCGCTTCCCCCACTCGAAGAACTTCTCGATTCGGCCCATGTGGTCTCACTCCCCATGCGCGTGAAGTTCCGCGGCATCATGGAGCGCGAGACGCTCGTCTTGCGCGGGCCCATGGGCTGGGGCGAGTTCTGTCCGTTCCCCGAATACGACGACGACGAATCCTCCCGCTGGCTGGCGGCCGCCCTCGAAGCCGGCTGGCTTGGGTTTCCCCCTCAGCTCAGGGACACCATCCCGGTCAACGCGACGGTTCCCGCCGTTTCAGCAGAACGCGTCCCGGACGTGCTGGGGCGCTTCGGGCGGGTGGACGCGGTCAAGATCAAAGTTGCCGAGCGTGGGCAGTCGTTGAATGACGACGTTGCGCGGGTAAACGCAGTACGTGAAGCTTTGCCGGAGGCCGCCCTCCGCGTGGATGCCAATGGGGGATGGGACGTAGAGCAGGCAGTGAAAGCGCTGGGCAGGCTCTCGGCTGTCGGCCTTGAGTACGCCGAGCAGCCAGTACCCACCATTGAGGGTCTGGCCGAGGTCCGCCGCAGGCTCACTGACGCTGGGACGCCGGTCCTCATCGCTGCGGACGAGAGCGTACGCAAGGAAGACGATCCCCTTCGGGTAGCCAGAGCAGGCGCCGCGGACCTCCTTGTGGTCAAGGTCGCTCCACTCGGGGGAGTCCGGCGGGCGCTGGACATCGTGGAGCAAGCCGGGCTGCCCGCCGTCGTCAGTTCCGCGCTGGATACCTCTGTGGGCATCCGCGCCGGACTCGCGCTCGCAGCCGCGTTGCCCTCACTTCCCTACGCATGCGGACTTGGCACCGTTTCGCTGTTTGCCTCCGACGTTTCGCTGGACCCCTTGGTGGCCGACGACGGCGCCATCCACGTCCGCGAGGCTGTCGCAGACCCCGGGCTGCTGGAGGAGTACGCGGCCTCGGGGGAACGCAGGGACTGGTGGCTTGACCGGCTTCGCAGGGTGCATGCAGTCCTGGCGGGAAACCAGCATCCTTTGTTCACCGTTTCTTAA
- a CDS encoding DUF2510 domain-containing protein: MTQSTPGSTTPPGWYPDPSDPRLVRWWDGRAWTAHQAPRQAPQQVQYAPAFKAPRTPISEQTPVYNPFIWAITLLPLVSVLFMLTWQPEFRVITTRQGVTTLDPFSIYTPGYFLLMASSLVIYGLSVFFAYLDYQRLARSGVVRPFHWAWTFLNSAVYVIGRSVIVNKVAPKRGLLPVWITIAVFVISMVVAGIWTSNMMQTMMSSFGSSLTT; the protein is encoded by the coding sequence ATGACTCAATCAACACCCGGTTCCACGACGCCTCCCGGCTGGTACCCGGACCCTTCGGACCCCCGGTTGGTCCGCTGGTGGGACGGCCGCGCCTGGACAGCCCACCAGGCTCCCCGGCAGGCTCCGCAGCAGGTGCAGTACGCACCGGCTTTCAAGGCTCCGCGTACCCCGATCAGCGAGCAAACACCGGTCTACAACCCTTTCATTTGGGCCATCACGTTGCTGCCCTTGGTCTCGGTATTGTTCATGCTCACCTGGCAGCCGGAGTTCCGCGTCATCACCACGCGTCAAGGCGTCACCACCCTTGACCCCTTCTCGATCTATACGCCGGGGTACTTCCTGCTGATGGCATCGAGCCTGGTGATCTATGGCCTTTCGGTGTTCTTCGCGTACCTGGACTATCAGCGGTTGGCGAGGTCCGGCGTCGTACGTCCCTTCCACTGGGCCTGGACGTTCCTGAACTCGGCGGTCTATGTCATTGGCCGTTCCGTCATCGTCAATAAAGTGGCGCCCAAGCGCGGGCTGTTGCCGGTGTGGATCACCATCGCCGTCTTTGTGATCAGCATGGTGGTGGCCGGCATTTGGACGTCCAACATGATGCAGACCATGATGTCGTCCTTCGGTTCGTCCCTCACCACGTAG